The following proteins are encoded in a genomic region of Pseudodesulfovibrio mercurii:
- a CDS encoding DUF5675 family protein, with amino-acid sequence MKKVDIIRLEKSDAGTFGVLRLDGRVQCVTLEPPERGNRVGASCIPAGTYTCRRVDSPTFGPTFEVADVPGRTAILFHQGNVVRDTHGCILLGSRFGRLGPERGVLDSRAAFREFLADCGDEQAFCFEIAE; translated from the coding sequence ATGAAAAAAGTGGACATTATTCGGTTGGAGAAAAGCGATGCGGGGACCTTCGGCGTGCTCCGTCTGGACGGTCGGGTGCAGTGCGTCACCCTGGAGCCGCCCGAGCGCGGCAACCGGGTGGGCGCATCCTGCATCCCGGCCGGGACCTACACCTGCCGCCGCGTGGACTCGCCGACCTTCGGACCGACCTTCGAGGTGGCCGACGTGCCGGGGCGCACGGCCATCCTCTTTCACCAGGGCAACGTGGTCCGGGACACCCACGGCTGCATCCTGCTCGGCAGCCGGTTCGGCCGCCTGGGGCCGGAGCGCGGGGTGCTCGACTCGCGCGCGGCCTTCCGGGAGTTCCTGGCCGACTGCGGCGACGAGCAGGCCTTTTGTTTCGAGATCGCGGAATAG
- a CDS encoding SH3 domain-containing protein yields the protein MRRPGLTAPRAVLLAALLLIGAGCAVRPVQPVALPLAQDAGAYHGLPGDALLMSPEVQATAWSDLLMRHFDPWERTRPEYPAEKVFWGLTAFADRPLYGENTLQRDPAWLGEMAEASRVGDYPSLNRRAIAVTDTAMRVLPTDRPVFYDPRQAGEGFPFDYAQNSLVLAGTPLLATHESADRAWVLVESRFAYGWVRVRDVAWVNGDFADRFRTGTYAAVVRDGVPLVDEDGVFRCMGSIGSLLPVAKTPQGGAEGGTENGGLTVLVPARDEQGRAVIRHARLQAGDAEPAPLAPTPDNFARLANRMLGQPYGWGGLYGDRDCSATTMDLMAAFGIFLPRNSSQQARLGWVEPLDGGDDAAKKARILEESVPFLTLVRKPGHIMLYIGSWRGEPVVLHTAWGLKTRRGGTEGRAIIGRTVITTLEPGLNLRDLARPDGVLLHAVRSLNTLP from the coding sequence ATGCGCCGCCCCGGCCTCACCGCGCCTCGCGCCGTTCTGCTTGCGGCCCTGCTCCTGATCGGGGCGGGGTGCGCGGTACGGCCCGTGCAGCCCGTGGCCCTGCCCCTGGCCCAGGACGCCGGTGCGTACCACGGGCTGCCGGGGGACGCCCTGCTCATGAGCCCGGAGGTCCAGGCTACGGCCTGGTCGGACCTGCTCATGCGCCACTTCGACCCCTGGGAGCGGACCCGGCCCGAGTATCCGGCGGAAAAGGTCTTCTGGGGGCTGACCGCCTTCGCGGACCGGCCGCTCTACGGGGAGAACACGCTTCAGCGCGACCCGGCCTGGCTCGGGGAGATGGCCGAGGCCTCGCGGGTGGGCGACTACCCGAGCCTGAACCGCCGGGCCATCGCCGTGACCGACACCGCCATGCGCGTGCTGCCCACGGACAGGCCCGTGTTTTACGACCCCCGGCAGGCGGGCGAGGGGTTCCCCTTCGACTACGCGCAGAACTCCCTGGTCCTGGCCGGGACCCCGCTGCTGGCCACCCACGAGAGCGCGGACCGCGCCTGGGTGCTGGTGGAGTCGCGCTTCGCCTACGGCTGGGTGCGGGTCCGGGACGTCGCCTGGGTGAACGGCGACTTCGCCGACCGGTTCCGGACCGGGACCTACGCCGCCGTGGTCCGGGACGGGGTCCCCCTGGTGGACGAGGACGGCGTGTTCCGCTGCATGGGGTCCATCGGCTCCCTGCTGCCCGTGGCCAAAACGCCCCAGGGGGGCGCGGAGGGCGGAACGGAAAACGGCGGGCTCACGGTCCTGGTCCCGGCCAGGGACGAACAGGGGCGGGCGGTCATCCGGCACGCCCGGCTCCAGGCCGGGGACGCCGAGCCCGCGCCGCTCGCGCCCACGCCGGACAACTTCGCCCGGCTGGCCAACCGCATGCTCGGCCAGCCCTACGGCTGGGGCGGGCTGTACGGGGACCGCGACTGTTCGGCCACGACCATGGACCTGATGGCCGCCTTCGGCATCTTCCTGCCGCGCAATTCGAGCCAGCAGGCCAGACTCGGCTGGGTGGAGCCCCTGGACGGAGGGGACGACGCGGCCAAGAAGGCGCGCATCCTGGAGGAGAGCGTGCCCTTCCTGACCCTGGTGCGCAAGCCGGGGCACATCATGCTCTACATCGGCTCATGGCGCGGCGAGCCCGTGGTCCTGCACACGGCCTGGGGGCTCAAGACCCGGCGGGGCGGGACCGAGGGGCGGGCCATCATCGGCCGGACCGTCATCACCACCCTGGAACCGGGGCTGAATCTCCGCGACCTGGCCCGGCCCGACGGCGTGCTCCTGCACGCGGTCCGCTCCCTGAACACCCTGCCCTGA
- a CDS encoding helix-turn-helix domain-containing protein → MSEICLKGAKDICEAVGENPRNITELVRDKGLPAWKRDDKGSWRALPEDLQRWIREQRDRHISNYVFRERPDGGLG, encoded by the coding sequence ATGTCGGAAATCTGTCTGAAAGGGGCGAAGGACATCTGCGAGGCCGTGGGCGAGAACCCGCGCAACATCACGGAGCTGGTCCGGGACAAGGGGCTGCCCGCCTGGAAGCGGGACGACAAGGGGTCGTGGCGCGCCCTGCCCGAGGATCTGCAACGGTGGATCCGCGAGCAGCGCGACCGGCACATCAGCAACTACGTGTTCAGGGAGCGGCCCGACGGGGGCCTGGGCTGA
- a CDS encoding S24 family peptidase → MGFTDNVRQALLDRIGPGKRYSNNKRMADELGVDPSQLNRFLKRERGLNSDSLGHILDRVGVTLAFCDEPADAAREVCFRPPDKGRAGPGAPEPRADDYLAVPLAAPAVAASAALVPEESVEGWVLVWRHQESIRFRSNLVAVEVRPGEQSMTPTLHPGDIVLVDRDDRDPCPAGRIMLVREPGENGPVRIRRVSTRRLDDDVELIYYSDNSREYPPATFRLGRDFGGDIRAAIGGNVVWAWSDMTRK, encoded by the coding sequence ATGGGATTCACCGACAATGTGCGCCAGGCGCTCCTCGACAGGATCGGGCCGGGCAAGCGATACTCCAACAACAAACGGATGGCGGACGAACTCGGGGTCGACCCGTCGCAGCTGAACCGGTTCCTCAAGCGGGAGCGCGGCCTGAACAGCGACTCCCTGGGCCACATCCTGGACCGCGTGGGCGTGACCCTGGCCTTTTGCGACGAACCGGCGGACGCGGCCCGCGAGGTCTGCTTCCGGCCGCCCGACAAGGGGAGGGCCGGGCCGGGCGCGCCCGAGCCGCGCGCCGACGACTACCTGGCCGTGCCACTGGCCGCCCCGGCCGTGGCCGCCTCGGCCGCCCTCGTGCCCGAGGAAAGCGTGGAGGGCTGGGTCCTGGTCTGGCGGCACCAGGAGTCCATCCGCTTCCGCTCCAACCTGGTGGCCGTGGAGGTCCGGCCCGGCGAACAGTCCATGACCCCGACCCTGCACCCCGGCGACATCGTCCTGGTGGACCGCGACGACCGGGACCCCTGCCCGGCGGGCAGGATCATGCTCGTCCGGGAGCCGGGCGAGAACGGGCCGGTGCGCATCCGGCGGGTCAGCACCCGGCGGCTGGACGACGATGTGGAGCTGATCTACTACTCGGACAACAGCCGCGAATATCCGCCCGCCACCTTCCGGCTCGGCCGGGACTTCGGCGGGGACATCCGTGCCGCCATCGGCGGCAACGTGGTCTGGGCCTGGAGCGACATGACCCGGAAATAG
- a CDS encoding cystathionine gamma-synthase family protein, with the protein MSQERKYGQGTEAVWGGEEGLFEGNATQVPVVHSVSFGYEDMDEWLEVALGNRPGHIYSRNTNPTVAVFEEKVRLLEGGEAATSASSGMGIISNALFALLKPGDRVVSVKDTYGGTNRMFTEFLPRVNVDVTLCDTTDHAAIEAEVAKGCTVLYLETPTNPTIKVLDIERLARAGKATGAVVMADNTFATPVNQNPLALGADLVLHSATKYLGGHADALGGVAVGSAELIKTIYSYREIVGNVLEPMSAYLLLRGMKTLHLRIERQNANALEIARFLEGHPGVEKVFYPGLESHPGHEIACRQMRGFGGMLSFVARGGTYADACRVLSRLKLARRAANLGAVETIAGPPATTSHVECTKAERAAMGIPESLIRYSVGIEDVEDLKADLDRALRLDA; encoded by the coding sequence ATGAGCCAGGAGCGGAAGTACGGTCAGGGGACCGAGGCGGTTTGGGGCGGCGAGGAGGGGTTGTTCGAGGGCAACGCCACGCAGGTGCCGGTGGTGCACAGCGTCTCGTTCGGGTACGAGGACATGGACGAGTGGCTGGAGGTGGCCCTGGGCAACCGGCCGGGGCACATTTACAGCCGCAACACGAACCCCACGGTGGCGGTATTCGAGGAGAAGGTCCGACTGCTGGAGGGCGGCGAGGCGGCCACGAGCGCGTCCTCGGGCATGGGCATCATCTCCAACGCCCTGTTCGCGTTGCTCAAGCCGGGCGACCGGGTGGTCTCGGTCAAGGACACGTACGGCGGCACGAACCGGATGTTCACGGAATTTCTGCCCAGGGTGAACGTGGACGTGACCCTGTGCGACACCACGGACCATGCGGCCATCGAGGCGGAGGTGGCCAAGGGGTGCACGGTGCTGTACCTGGAGACCCCGACCAACCCGACCATCAAGGTGCTGGACATCGAGCGGCTGGCCAGGGCGGGCAAGGCGACCGGGGCCGTGGTCATGGCGGACAACACGTTCGCCACGCCGGTGAACCAGAATCCGCTGGCCCTGGGCGCCGACCTGGTGCTGCACAGCGCGACCAAGTACCTGGGCGGGCACGCCGACGCCTTGGGCGGGGTGGCGGTGGGCAGCGCCGAGCTGATCAAGACCATCTATTCGTACCGCGAGATCGTGGGCAACGTGTTGGAGCCCATGAGCGCTTATTTGTTGTTGCGCGGCATGAAGACGCTGCATCTGCGCATCGAGCGGCAGAACGCCAACGCCTTGGAGATCGCCCGGTTTTTAGAGGGCCATCCGGGGGTGGAGAAGGTGTTTTATCCGGGCCTGGAATCCCATCCGGGGCACGAGATCGCCTGTCGGCAGATGCGCGGCTTCGGCGGGATGCTCAGTTTCGTGGCCAGGGGCGGGACCTATGCGGACGCCTGCCGGGTGCTGTCGCGGCTGAAGCTGGCGCGGCGCGCGGCCAACCTGGGGGCGGTGGAGACCATCGCCGGTCCGCCCGCGACCACGAGCCACGTGGAGTGCACCAAAGCGGAGCGCGCGGCCATGGGCATTCCCGAGAGCCTGATCCGCTACTCCGTGGGCATCGAGGACGTGGAGGATTTGAAGGCGGACCTGGACCGGGCGTTGCGACTGGACGCTTGA
- a CDS encoding flavin reductase family protein, with protein sequence MKKSLGPNTLAQPTPVWAVGSYDEDGKPDAMIAAWGGICGSDPACLTVSVRPTRHTYAGILKHKAFTVSVSSVAVAAEADYLGMVSGDKVDKFAVTGLTPVKGEFVDAPYIEEFPLVIECELRETVDLNAHVMFVGEIRDVKCDEDKLADGKYPDPEKVLPLIFSPGTRVYHTVGQKVGKGFDMGRKYIKKD encoded by the coding sequence ATGAAAAAATCCCTTGGTCCCAATACCCTGGCGCAGCCCACCCCCGTCTGGGCGGTGGGTTCCTACGACGAGGACGGCAAGCCCGACGCCATGATCGCGGCCTGGGGCGGCATCTGCGGCTCGGACCCGGCCTGCCTGACCGTGTCCGTGCGCCCGACGCGCCACACCTATGCGGGCATCCTGAAGCACAAGGCGTTCACCGTGTCCGTGAGCTCGGTGGCGGTGGCGGCCGAGGCGGACTACCTGGGCATGGTCTCGGGCGACAAAGTGGACAAGTTCGCGGTCACGGGCCTGACCCCGGTCAAAGGGGAGTTCGTGGACGCCCCGTACATCGAGGAGTTCCCGCTGGTCATCGAGTGCGAGCTGCGGGAGACCGTGGACCTGAACGCGCACGTCATGTTCGTGGGCGAGATCCGGGACGTGAAGTGCGACGAGGACAAGCTGGCCGACGGCAAGTACCCGGACCCGGAAAAGGTCCTGCCGCTGATCTTCTCCCCCGGCACCCGCGTCTACCACACCGTGGGCCAAAAGGTCGGCAAGGGGTTCGACATGGGCAGAAAGTACATCAAGAAGGACTAG
- a CDS encoding HEAT repeat domain-containing protein: MLDVRHIVAYNRCLPVLLLVLAAALLPATARGAGQDARSLAAMLGSPDAAVRATGVSALHGCGQTVLPGLLAALDDSSAEVRRGAVIGLALQPAPGLALDGLLRALGDPDPTVRSLAAHTLARLDGLAAPDVARRLADPSNDVRVAAALCLSRMGPDAVPALARLLGRDDPPVQAKAAWLLGTMGPEALPAAPALIRALRTDDMRLVHVLAETLDLIGPDPALVFRQMTLLGSEGRNLPFSRLGAAAAPALVRLLARPGTPMGQMALYTLARMGDQAEPALRAALATGTEGQRAAAALLLTGIDPDLAHTLPEDLRRSLGGAIHLN, from the coding sequence ATGTTGGACGTTCGACACATTGTTGCGTACAATCGGTGCCTGCCGGTCCTGCTGCTCGTCCTGGCCGCGGCCCTGCTTCCGGCCACGGCCAGGGGAGCGGGGCAGGACGCCCGGTCCCTGGCGGCCATGCTCGGCAGCCCGGACGCGGCCGTCCGGGCCACGGGCGTGTCCGCCCTGCACGGCTGCGGCCAGACGGTCCTGCCCGGCCTGCTCGCGGCCCTGGACGACAGTTCCGCCGAGGTCCGGCGCGGGGCGGTCATCGGCCTGGCCCTGCAACCCGCCCCCGGCCTGGCCCTGGACGGCCTGCTCCGGGCCCTGGGCGACCCGGACCCCACGGTGCGCTCCCTGGCCGCCCACACCCTGGCCCGCCTGGACGGGCTGGCCGCGCCCGACGTGGCCCGGCGGCTGGCCGACCCGAGCAACGACGTCCGCGTGGCCGCGGCCCTGTGCCTGAGCCGCATGGGTCCGGACGCGGTCCCGGCCCTGGCCCGGCTGCTGGGCCGCGACGACCCGCCGGTCCAGGCCAAGGCTGCCTGGTTGCTCGGGACCATGGGACCCGAGGCCCTGCCCGCGGCCCCGGCCCTGATCCGGGCCCTACGAACCGACGACATGCGCCTGGTCCACGTCCTGGCCGAGACCCTGGACCTCATCGGCCCGGACCCGGCCCTGGTATTTCGACAAATGACCCTGCTCGGCAGCGAGGGACGCAACCTGCCGTTCTCGCGCCTGGGCGCGGCCGCCGCGCCCGCCCTGGTCCGGCTGCTGGCCCGGCCCGGCACGCCCATGGGCCAGATGGCCCTGTACACCCTGGCCCGCATGGGCGACCAGGCCGAACCCGCCCTGCGCGCCGCGCTGGCCACCGGCACCGAGGGCCAGCGCGCGGCTGCGGCCCTGCTCCTGACCGGCATCGACCCCGACCTGGCGCACACCCTGCCCGAGGACCTGCGCCGGTCCCTGGGCGGCGCCATTCACCTGAACTGA
- a CDS encoding thioredoxin family protein, whose protein sequence is MTTDNRLIVCPHCGAVNRVHTGREAEATCGKCHARVFEDHPLELVGTTFDRHIAKSEVPTLVDFYSPTCGPCLMMGPQFADAAKTLFPQVRLAKIDTAAEQQIAARYGIRAVPTLVLFRNGREIARQPGAMNARDIVGWTRQYV, encoded by the coding sequence ATGACCACCGATAACCGACTCATCGTCTGCCCCCACTGCGGGGCGGTCAACCGCGTTCACACCGGCCGCGAGGCCGAAGCCACCTGCGGCAAATGCCACGCCCGGGTCTTCGAAGACCACCCCCTCGAACTCGTCGGCACGACCTTCGACCGCCATATCGCCAAATCCGAAGTCCCCACCCTCGTGGACTTCTACTCGCCCACCTGCGGCCCCTGCCTCATGATGGGCCCCCAGTTCGCCGACGCCGCCAAAACCCTCTTCCCCCAGGTCCGCCTGGCCAAGATCGATACCGCCGCCGAACAACAGATCGCCGCCCGCTACGGCATCCGCGCCGTGCCCACCCTCGTCCTGTTCCGTAACGGACGGGAAATAGCCCGCCAACCCGGCGCCATGAACGCCCGCGACATCGTGGGCTGGACCCGACAGTACGTGTAG